Part of the bacterium genome, AAGATTATACCGCCGTATATTGGAATCCGGCAGGGCTTGCGCAAATACGTAAAATGGAATTTTATACAGCGTTTGCGCATCGAAATAATACTAATGCCATCACATACCAAGGTACGCGTACAGAGACATCCAACGGTTTTACAAGCATGAACGCTTTAGGATTTGTATTTCCGGTTCCCACAACGCGCGGAAGCCTTGTGTTGGCTTTCGGTTTTCATCGCGTCAACTCATTTGACGATTACAATCGCGTGACCGGTTCGCCGATGATCGGTAATATAAGTTTTGATCAGGATGAAAAAACTACAAATACCGGTAGCCTTAACCATTGGAGTTTTGCCGGTGCGCTTGATCTGACGCGCAATGTTTCAGTCGGTGCAACACTCAATATTGTTACTGGGAAAAATGATCTAAGTGTAGATTTTTTTCAGGATGATGAGATTGCCATGCTTGATGACAGCATTGCTACAAAAGAAGTATCCTTCGCTGAAAAACCGGACTATTCGGGGTTTAACTTCAAAATCGGAACTCTATTTCGCCCCGCAAAAAACCTGCGTGTTGCTCTCACGGTAACGGCACCTACAAAAATCACAGTTTCAGAAAATTACTCCGAATCCACGACCATCAAAACGGACAACGACGGATATTATTCGGATTCATGGTATGAGCCCTACAAGTATCATATTACAGCGCCTTGGAAATTTGAGATTGGCAGTTCATACAAATACAAACTTGCACTTTTTACAGGCTCTGTCGAATGGGTGGATTGGCAACAAACACGATTCAGTTCTAATATATTTGATGCCGATGGAAAAAATATAGACGATGCGATCAACAACGCATTACTCAATGATTATCGTACATCGGTAAATTATCGTATCGGCACAGAGATGGTAGTCCCTCAGATCGGTTGTAAAGTTATGGCCGGATACGCTTACCAACAATCGCCTTATAAAAATGGCCTTGAGATCGTTAATAGCGATCACCGTTATATTTCTGTTGGTGCAAGTTTTCTCTTAGACGAACAGGTTAAAATAGACGCTGCTTACCAATATGGATGGTGGAAGCAGGCAACAACCGATAATTTATTGGCCTATGGACCTTCGCCGGATTATTATAACCGGTACACCTCTGAAAAAATAACATCTAAAAAACTTCTGCTCAGTTTAAGTTACCGTTTTTAGCCGATGAAAATAAAAAACTATCGTTTGATCATACACGGCGGAATTATTTCCGCCTTTTTATTATATAGCTTCACGCTTTCAGCGCAGGTACGTCCTTTAGATCAGGCGATATTGCGGCCCGGATCAGGCGCTTATTCCGATGTGATGCACATCAAGGGAGAAACAATCAAAGCTATGGTGGCCGCCTTGTCTGCGGATTCTATGGAAGGACGTGCGACGGGAACACGTGGATTTGATAAAGCCGCACGATGGGTGAAAGAATTTTTTGTTCAACACGACATTCAACCTTTACCCGGAGGATATTTTCAGGATTTTACGGTACCAACTTCTGTATTAAAAGAACGGCTGCATTCAAACGAATGGTCAAGCGAAACGGCTTCGACAAAAAACATTATCGGGTATATAGCGGGAAATGATTCTCTCCGGCGCGATGAGTTTATTGTTTTAACGGCACACCTGGATCATCTGGGAAAAGAAGGCGATTCGATCTATGCCGGGGCTAATGATAATGCGAGCGGGGTTGCATCCGTGTTGCAGATTGCGCGATGGATCAAAGAATCCAAAACCGGTTTGGGGCGTTCGGTGGTTTTTATTTTGTTTAGCGGCGAAGAAGCCGGTTTATTAGGGTCTTATCATTTTGTAGAAAACCCATGGATTGATCTTAACAAAATCCGCCTGTTGATTAATCTTGATCTGGTTGGTTCGGGTCGTGACGGTATCATGTTACAAGGATCGGAAAACTATCCCGATTATGCGGTGCGAATAAAAAAAATAAATGATGAGTGGTTTGGTTTTGAAATGAGTACGCGACCTAATTCGCCGAACTCAGACCACTATTATTTCAACAAAATAGGATTACCGGCATTTTTTGTGTATGCCTATCGTGGCACAATGCCCTACCATGCACCCGGCGATACCTCAGAAAAGATTGATGAAAAGGTTTTAGAGAATGTTACCCGATGGGTTGCGGCGATGATTGTAGCATTTGGAAACGAATAACCCCGAAATATTTTTACGTCGTTCTTTACGATCCGAAAAAAATACTTCGGGGTTTTTTAGCTATACAGTTTACTTTCTCGGAACTGGTACCGGCACGGGTTCAGGTTGCTTTCCAAAAAGTCGTTTTAAGATTTCTATCAGTTGTTCCATAAACCTTTGATTTTAGTTTCGGGCAAGAATGCGTATGTCGCCACCGGAAGTGTGTGCGCGTATCAATTCGCCGCCGCCGTTGATTGTGCCACGTACTTTGTTTTCACGCATTTTCCCGTTGACCATGATCGGTAAATCAAACTCAACCTCACCACCGCTCGTGGAGGCGTCTATCGTTGCGGCAATGTTTTTGGGGAGATACAGCGCGATGTGACCGCCTGATGTTTCCACATTAACGCCTTTATTGTTACCGCTCACGTATACCTCAATATGTCCGCCGGATGTTTCAGCATTGGTGCGACCGTTGATGTCTTCGATACGGATACTACCGCCGGATGTGGAAACATCCAAATCGCCGTTAATATTGCTCATACTCACATTTCCACCGGAGGTTCTCAAGTTGAGATTACCTGTCGTTGATTTGGCACGAATATTACCACCGGAAGTTTTGAGTTCGGCATTACCATTGATATTCGTCAAATCAAGATTACCACCGGATGTCCCACCTTGGATTAACCCTTTTACGTCCTGAATGGTAATATTTCCACCGGCCGTGCCTAAAGAAACATTATATTGCGAAGGAACATTGACGATATAATCAACATCCATTGAGTTACTATTATGGCCAAAGAAATTGTTTTTTCTCATCCAGTTGCCGCGAATAGTCACATCATTACCTGTTTTTTCCGCCGTAATTTCAAAATCTTTAAGGTCGTCATCCGAACCGCGCATACGCGCCATGATAGAAACCTTGTCATCGGAAGAGCCCACGATTTTGATCGAACCAAAGTCTGTAGTCAAGGTAAGTTGGCCGCCCGGTGATACAGGAAATGAACGTGTAAATTCTTTGACTGCAACGACCGAACCCGATGCTGCGGTGTTATCGGTCGCCGAAACAGTGAAGGCTACCAACAGTGTCAGCGTGAGAAATAATTTTTTCATATACATCCCTTCTCGTTTTTTGGACTTTTTATAAAACGAGATTCGGCGGAAAAAGTTTCGGAAATAAATTTGTATTTCGAACCAAGCCCAAAGGCCAAAAAAAAGAGGCTATCTTAAGACAGCCTCTTTTTATGTCGTAATTTTGATTTTAAATTACTTAACGAAATTCATCACGTCTTTATTGACGACGGGTGTCCCTGATGAATAATCGTAAAAGCCTTTGCCGTTCTTACGGCCATAAAAGCCCGCTAAAAACATTTTGCGAAGCAGCGGGGGGCAAGAATACATCGGTTCGCCGTATTCTTTGAACATGATTTCAGCGATACGGTAGGTCGTGTCAATGCCGACGAAATCTAAAAGCGTCAGCGGACCCATGGGATAACCGCAACCGAGCATCATACCTTTGTCGATATCTTCGATGGAAGCGATGTTATTTTGTACGGCACGGATCGCACCGAGGAGATAAGGCACTAAAAGGAAATTGACCACGAATCCGGAATTGTCTTTTGTTGCGATCGGTGTTTTACCAAATGCTTTGCCCAATTCGAAAGCCGTATTAAATGTTTCTTCCGACGTACGTACGGCTTTTACGATTTCAACCAGTTTCATGACCGGTACCGGATTGAAAAAGTGCATACCGCAGAAACGGTCGGGGCGATTGGTTGCGGCGGCCATTTCCGTCACGGTAAGGCTGGATGTATTGGAAGCAAAAATCGTATGCGGAGGACAGATCTTATCAAGATAAGCATACGTTTCGTTTTTTATTTTTACATCTTCGATAATGGCTTCGATGATAAAATCGCAGTTTTTCAGATCATCTAAACTGGTCGTGCCGGTGAGATTAGCGATGGTTTTATCTTTTTCTTCGGCCGTGATTTTACCTTTGGCGGCATTACGTTCCAATTGTTTTTTGATATTTCCGACGCCTTTATCAATCACGTCCTGGTTTACTTCGCGAACGATCGTTTTAAATCCCGATGCAGCGGCGACCTGAGCAATACCGGCGCCCATAAGGCCGCAACCCAATACGCCGACGGTTTTGATGTCTTTGACTTCCATGCGAATACTCCTCTTGGATGGTTATGTTTATTTTTTTTGTATGATCTTCGTGCGGACGATCCACGCGTCGGGATAACCGGCTTGTTTGGCTTCGGTTCTCTTCATTTCGGCATCGTCGCGTTGTATAAAATTTCCCGCGCGAACTTTATGATATGGCGGTTCATAATCAAGATAAATTTCGCCGCTCAAACGAACGCTTACGGAGTCTCTTATTTCCAACGCTTCATAATAATCCGTTGTAGAAATGAGCTGTACCCGGTATCCGATCACAGAGGTTTCTTTACCGGAAGATGTAACTACAACTTCGGCCGGTTCGGTATAAGGTTGAATGGTTACTTCATATGTTCGCGGTTCGATGATCCACGGATCATTGAGCGTTGTAAAATCAAACGGTTTTACCGAATGGTCGTGCTGAGGAAGGGGCTGTATGATCGGGGACGGCTCTGCCGACGCGGTTTGTTTGACATTGTGCGCACCGCACGACAAAATAAAATTCATACTAAAAAATATGTATCCGATTTTCTTCATGCCGCCAAATGCGTTTTGAGATCAGAGAGACGTGGGATGATCAAATCCGGATTCAAGGTTGCCAATTCTTCGGTCGAATGCATCCCGGATGTTACGGCGATAACAAAAACATTTGCTGATTTTGCCGCTTTGATATCCAAAGGACTGTCGCCGATGTAAACCGTTGTTTCGGGTGTGCCGGCTAATTCCTCAATAGCTTTGATCAATCCTTCCGGATGAGGCTTGAGATGCGTGACGTCTTCGTACCCGATGACAATATCGAAATAATCATCCATTTCCTTTTCGATCAGCGTTTCCCATATCGTGGAGCGTCTTTTAGTAGAGACTATGCCCAGTGTATAAAGTTCGTTATATAAGAATTCCAGTGTTTCGCGCACACCGTCCAGCATGACCGTATTGCGAACCATAGCACCGGTATCGGCATGCTCCATAAAAAGAGATTTACACGTTTGTATTTTTTCTGCATCCGACGGGTCAATAAAACGAGCAAATGTATCTTCGAGCGAATAACCGATCATACGACGAATGGCGTCCGGGTGTCCTGGCGGCGCCCCCACTTTTTCCAGAGCAAAATTAACACAGGTGATGATACCTTCGGAAGAATCAGCAAGCGTATAGTCAAAATCAAAAAGAATTTGATGGATATTTTTATTCACCGATTTTAAAACGCTTAACTGTTTTTTGAAGTGTCGTGGTAAGGTTATTAAGATATTCGGCGGACTTGGCTATTTCGTTGATACCGCCGGCGATTTGTTGTGTTGCCGTATTGATCACTTTGACATTATCCGTGATCTGATCGCCCGTAACGGATTGCTCCTGACTCGAGACGGCTACCTGACTGACCATCATGGTGACATTTTTGAAGACGTCTGAAATTTCCTTCAAGCTGGACTTGGCTTCTTGTGAAAGACGTATGCCATTGGCGGCTTCTTCATTGCTACGTCCCATCAGATTGACAGCTTCGTTTACGTTGACCTGTATCTTGGATATGATGTCATTGATCTCGGTGGTGGAATGAGCCGTACGTTCGGCCAGTTTTTTGATTTCATCAGCTACAACTGCAAAACCTTTACCTTTTTCGCCGGCGCGTGTTGCTTCAATCGACGCATTAAGTGCGATCAGGTTCACTTGTTTAGTAATGTCGTCAATGATACTTACAACCTTAGTAATTTTTCGGCTGGATTCGGATAAAGAATTGACAACATTGGAAGACTGCTGAACCATGGCCAGCATTTTTTGCATACCGTCCACCGTTTCATCAATCACTTGCGAACCTTTATCGGCGCTACTCTGTGCGTGAATGGCCATTTCTTTGGTATTGCCGATATTGTGAGCGATCTCATAACTGGTTTTGCTCATTTCTTCGATAGCGGCGGTTACGCTGGCTGTTTGGCCCATTTGATCTTGTGCATTGCGCGCCATGTTTTCCGTACTCACGCCGATCTGTTTACTGGATGAAGATACAGCGGCGGTCGCATCGGCTACTTCGCGCAAGATCATGCGGAATGAGCTTAAGAAGCTATCCACGGTTTGCACCAATTGTCCGATTTCGTCCTTACGTTGCATATCAAACCGGGTATTCACACCATCGCGGTTGATCTTGAACGCAGCCTCACGTACCGGCAAAGCGATAGTCCGGGCAATGAGTGTACTAAACAAAATGCCGATTAACACTATAACTGTAGTTTCTATTATCAATGTCCATCTGGAATTTGAAAAATCATTTTCAAGATTGCTGACGCTTTTATTGATAAGTCCGGCTGTGATTTTTTTTCCATTGTCGCAGTAATCCATGACACGTTGATATGCCGCATCAAAATAAATATCTGATTCCGTTCCGGCTTCTGATTTTATTTTTTGCTTTTTCAGTTCTAAGCGTTCATCTGCCGCATTGACCATATCCACCAATGCATACCGAATGCTTGTGAGTATCTCAATCAAAGCCGTGTCTTTGACAGCGGAATACGTTTGATTATCACGAGTCCCGCCATCTAATAATACGGATGCGTATTCGATGCCACCATTCCAATGATTGTAAACTTCTTCCATACGAACCGAATTATCGCCGGACAACATTTCCTCAAACCAAAGGTGCCCCTTGGTCGTATGGTATTGAATTTCGACAATAGCGTTTTGCGCAGGTATCACATCTATTGCTGCTTTGGACATGCCAAACAAATCGGACATCTTGCTGATCGCAAAATAGGATAAGCCGATTAACATGGCGAGCAACGTGCCAAAACCGATGAGTAGTTTATACGTGATTTTGAGGTTTCTCATAAGCCCTCGTAGGGGTATATATTGTCTTGTATGTAATTATATAAGCTTGCGAATTGCCGTTGATGCTTTATTTCTACACTTGATTCACGATATGAATCGCATAGTTATTTTGGTAATGCAACAAACGAACACACTTTAACTATAAGACTATGAGCTATATTACAGCATTCGTCTTTGGAATAATTCTTGACGAAGTTTTGATTCTAAACAAGCAAATAACCGAAAATTTAACCGGTATCAAAAGAAATGCGTGTAAACTTACCGAATCAGCGTTAAAGATGCAAATAGGATTGTTAGTCACATCCGGTGGAGAGGAACGATTCGCACGGGCCTTTTATTTGCTTAAATCGTTAAGCAGGTCATACGTCAACGAGGTTAGAATTTATGCGACGAATTCAGACATCGCGACGGCTCTGTGTATGATACGAGTCAACAACGTGTCTCTGCTAAAATGTGTTTCATTGATAATGGCGTCCGGTATTTGATGAATAATTGTCTTGAAGAGTTCGGGCGCATGTAATGCCGTATTATATTGTTTTTTGGAAATTGACGGTACCTCAAATAAAACATGGTTATGGAAGAGCTCAAGAGTTTGTTTTACTCCCGGTTGAAATAAAGCCAACGCGCCATGATCAATGATCCATATTTTATTATGGGTATCGCGAAGCAGATTATTTGCGCTGTTGGTTCTGTCCATATTCATAAAAAACAGGTCAATCGTATACAGAGCGGATACTAAAACCGGGTCCGCTAATAATTGATTATCAAACGCGATCGGAGAAGAGTCCGGTATATAGCTAATTCCAAGATTCCAGCCGAAACTTTTCTGAACGATGTCGTCAAACTCATCGCTACCAAACGTCCAAGGCAAGTTATCCGGAATTTGTATCCATCGTGCGTCGGGTATGGGCCAACCCAATTGCGATGCGATGCGGGATACAATAAATTCAGAAACAAGGCTGATAGCGCCGTTACCGGAACCGCGCATTTTCAGGACGTAAGTCTGCGCGTTTTCCGTTTCGATCAAGGTTGGGAATGAACTGCCTCTATATTGCTGTATAAATCGTTTAAGTTTCAAAATTCATTGTCATGTTAAGATAAATATGCCAACGACAGGCTTGACGGGTGCCGTGGCATTGCTTGCTACAAAACTAAAAACAGTAATCTGATCTCAAATTTTTAGCATTCCCCGAAAGCCGCGTGCGGCGTAATACGACTCGGCGCCGTTGTGGTAGACAAAAACATGGTCGTAACGACGATCGCAGAATAGTGCACCGCCAAGTTTTCTGATTGGATCGGGTGTTTTTATCCAGCTGGAAGTTTTAGTGTCGAATTCGCCTAATTTTTGTAATTCCCTGTATGCTTCTTCGGTTAAGATGTCTATGCCCATGCGTGCAGCCACATCCATCGCGTTGTCTTTAGGTTTGTGTTCTTTGCGAGCGTCTAATGCTTCTTTATCATAGCATAGACTTCGACGTCCGGCGGGGCTTTCCGGCGCACAATCACAGAAAATATATTCGCCTGTTTTTTTATCAAAGCCTATGACATCCGGTTCACCTCCGGTTTCCTCCATCATTTGGAGAGGTTTTAATTTGCGTGCGTTTTTTTCCAATTTAGCGCAAATATCCGCCCATTTAAGGGTTTTGTGGCGATGCATATTTTGTGTAAAGCGCTTTTCCAACACATCCAAGAGTTGGGAGTGATTCTTTTTTGTCATTTTTTTTGGAGTTTAGTTTTTTAAAAATACGTTATAAAAATCCAATGAAATAACGGTTATCAATCGATTGATGATTCTATAAAAAATTTTGTACTAACTACAACAATAAATAATTTTTTAGGAAAAAAATTCAAGTAAGTTATCGAAGAATTATATTGAAATTTTGATATGCTCTCGGCTTAATGAATGATGTGCAAAATCGTCCTCAACGCTGTATGCGCAGATGAGCCAAAGATGGCTGCCTTTAATAAATGATTTATGGTATTGATCGCTGGATTGGCAAGGCATTGAGAATTTCAGAATCGTACCGACATCATTTTCAAAACATAGCGTATGATCAATAGTGCTTTGAATTCTAAGTCCTTCTACCTTTTGATGTACGCCTATAGAGGAGACATATTGATCTTCGACAATGGTTTTGTCTCTAAAGTAAGCGCCCATAACTAAGTTGGAACCAATAATCTCATTTTTATCATTAAAACCAAGCGCTACCCATCCCTTTGTCGGTGCAAAAACCTCAAAAAAGACACGATCATTTTTCAAATTCCATTTAATGTTCATGTTTCCTACAGAAATTTGCTTACAGGGCATTGTAAGTATAACCATTAGTAGAGTAGATAAATTTATCATGGTTTAGAGATTTCATTAAGAACATCTGTAAAATTACTTTACCCCCAATGCTCTACATACTGACCGTTATTTAAACGAATAATATCTATTATATTTATTTCGACTTCTTTTTGTGATGCCACTATTCCGAAAATTTCACCGGTATGTTTTCCTTTTATTTTTTTTCTAGTAGCAACCAAGTCCCCTTCAGCAATCTGGTCAAGAATTTCAACTTTTAGGTCTGAAAAACCTTTATGTAAAATATTATTGATAAAAAAATCAAAACTGGCCTTACCATTGGGTGCATTCGGCGGAGCAGAATGGTTAATAACTTGTTCGGATAACAATTGATCGAAAGAACTTTTGCTGGCGATTTCGATACACTCTTTGTTAAATTTTTGAACAATTGTTTTGTTAAGTTCCGACTGGTTTTTCATAATAACCCCTTTTTTTTTGAACAATCATTGTGCACAAAAATAAGGTTTTATAAAAAGAAGAGTTAGGCCAACCGGCTCAATTCCTATTCCTATGAGTTCATTTAGATGAAAAATAATTTTTAGGTGAAAATCCAAAATGTTTTTTAAAAGCTTTGGTGAAACCGGTATGAGTTTCAAAACCGAGTTGAAACCAGATATCGCTGGGCTTTGTTTTTTCGACCGTAAGCATGTGTACAGCTTTGTCCATTTTTCTTCTTAAAAGCCATGCATTGGGGGATATTCCGTATATTTTTTGGAAATGGCGTTTAAATGTAGATAAACTCAGATTGCACAAAAAGGACAGTTCATGAAGCGTGAGATTGTTTAAAGCGTTTGACTCCATCACGCTTCGGATCGTCATTTCAACTTGAGTGATGGATTCGGTCGTTTTAAAATTTAAGAAATTACGGGTATGATGCTCAAGCAGGTAAAGCAAAAGTTCTCTTAATTTCAATTGCTTCATTGATTCAGATAGAGTTCCATGTTTTTTTAAACTTAGTAGAAGGGAGTTTATATAGTTAATTATAAAGTCGTCTTTTCTAAAAGAAACATAAGGACTGCTCTGAATTCGAAGATTTTTCTTTAACGTATTTATTACACTCGCATATGTTACACAGAAATCAGCCAATTCTTCCCGGCTGAAAAAAATCAAAACACTTTCAAAGGGTCCTTGGCTTGAAATGTCAATTGTTGCAATACAATTGCCGGTCGTAAGCATATGGATTTCATTTTCATTCGCGTGAACAGTTTTTTCTGAAAAATACATGGTTTTATGTCCGCGTATGACCAGACTAATTGCATTCATTGTCAAAACGGATCGTTCTTTGATGCTATTTGTTTGAGCAAGGTAATGATGCATGATAACCGAACTTCGATTTTCGGATCCGCGGGAATTTTTTTGTGGAAGACTTATAGTTTTCATGAATGATTTTTATAAATGCAGTTTTTTTCTAAAAATTAGATTCAATCCATGGCGATATGAATACTTATTAAAAAAAGGAATTGGTATGAAAAGCAATGGTCATTCACTCTTAAAGATAGTTAATCATTATTATTTATAGCTTTTTCATCATCAGAATATCGGTTTGTATATCATCACCCAAACGAAAGGGATGCGAGCCAAACGCGACAAATCCGAGCTTATTATAAAATGCAATAGCGTTATCATTCTTTTCCCACACGCCCAACCAAACATGATCTGCTTTTGATTCTCGTGCTATATGCATTGCTTTTTCGTACAGGGAAAGCCCGACTTTTTTTCCTTGAAAATCGCGTCGCACATAAATTCTTTCGATTTCTAACGAATAAATATTTTTTGTTTCGGCTGACGATGGGCGGAGGTTTATTTTTACATAACCGACGATATCGTGTCCTGATTTGGCAAAATAAAACCGGGAATGAACATCACGCAATTCATCGGTAAGACGTTCAATTGAAAATGATTCGTCCAGATATTTCTGCATGTTTTCTTTTGTGTTTTGCTCGGAAAAAGTCTCATAAAACGTTTGACGGCTGATAAGTGTCAGTTTTTCTGCATCCTCCGGTATCGCTCTGACAATAATCACTTTA contains:
- a CDS encoding outer membrane protein transport protein produces the protein MKFLSYGMSLFFYSFILLAQNENNAVRPFMNEFGPGARALGLGGAYSAIAEDYTAVYWNPAGLAQIRKMEFYTAFAHRNNTNAITYQGTRTETSNGFTSMNALGFVFPVPTTRGSLVLAFGFHRVNSFDDYNRVTGSPMIGNISFDQDEKTTNTGSLNHWSFAGALDLTRNVSVGATLNIVTGKNDLSVDFFQDDEIAMLDDSIATKEVSFAEKPDYSGFNFKIGTLFRPAKNLRVALTVTAPTKITVSENYSESTTIKTDNDGYYSDSWYEPYKYHITAPWKFEIGSSYKYKLALFTGSVEWVDWQQTRFSSNIFDADGKNIDDAINNALLNDYRTSVNYRIGTEMVVPQIGCKVMAGYAYQQSPYKNGLEIVNSDHRYISVGASFLLDEQVKIDAAYQYGWWKQATTDNLLAYGPSPDYYNRYTSEKITSKKLLLSLSYRF
- a CDS encoding M20/M25/M40 family metallo-hydrolase, which gives rise to MKIKNYRLIIHGGIISAFLLYSFTLSAQVRPLDQAILRPGSGAYSDVMHIKGETIKAMVAALSADSMEGRATGTRGFDKAARWVKEFFVQHDIQPLPGGYFQDFTVPTSVLKERLHSNEWSSETASTKNIIGYIAGNDSLRRDEFIVLTAHLDHLGKEGDSIYAGANDNASGVASVLQIARWIKESKTGLGRSVVFILFSGEEAGLLGSYHFVENPWIDLNKIRLLINLDLVGSGRDGIMLQGSENYPDYAVRIKKINDEWFGFEMSTRPNSPNSDHYYFNKIGLPAFFVYAYRGTMPYHAPGDTSEKIDEKVLENVTRWVAAMIVAFGNE
- a CDS encoding DUF4097 family beta strand repeat protein, with the protein product MKKLFLTLTLLVAFTVSATDNTAASGSVVAVKEFTRSFPVSPGGQLTLTTDFGSIKIVGSSDDKVSIMARMRGSDDDLKDFEITAEKTGNDVTIRGNWMRKNNFFGHNSNSMDVDYIVNVPSQYNVSLGTAGGNITIQDVKGLIQGGTSGGNLDLTNINGNAELKTSGGNIRAKSTTGNLNLRTSGGNVSMSNINGDLDVSTSGGSIRIEDINGRTNAETSGGHIEVYVSGNNKGVNVETSGGHIALYLPKNIAATIDASTSGGEVEFDLPIMVNGKMRENKVRGTINGGGELIRAHTSGGDIRILARN
- a CDS encoding 3-hydroxybutyryl-CoA dehydrogenase encodes the protein MEVKDIKTVGVLGCGLMGAGIAQVAAASGFKTIVREVNQDVIDKGVGNIKKQLERNAAKGKITAEEKDKTIANLTGTTSLDDLKNCDFIIEAIIEDVKIKNETYAYLDKICPPHTIFASNTSSLTVTEMAAATNRPDRFCGMHFFNPVPVMKLVEIVKAVRTSEETFNTAFELGKAFGKTPIATKDNSGFVVNFLLVPYLLGAIRAVQNNIASIEDIDKGMMLGCGYPMGPLTLLDFVGIDTTYRIAEIMFKEYGEPMYSCPPLLRKMFLAGFYGRKNGKGFYDYSSGTPVVNKDVMNFVK
- a CDS encoding HAD-IA family hydrolase — translated: MNKNIHQILFDFDYTLADSSEGIITCVNFALEKVGAPPGHPDAIRRMIGYSLEDTFARFIDPSDAEKIQTCKSLFMEHADTGAMVRNTVMLDGVRETLEFLYNELYTLGIVSTKRRSTIWETLIEKEMDDYFDIVIGYEDVTHLKPHPEGLIKAIEELAGTPETTVYIGDSPLDIKAAKSANVFVIAVTSGMHSTEELATLNPDLIIPRLSDLKTHLAA
- a CDS encoding methyl-accepting chemotaxis protein; its protein translation is MRNLKITYKLLIGFGTLLAMLIGLSYFAISKMSDLFGMSKAAIDVIPAQNAIVEIQYHTTKGHLWFEEMLSGDNSVRMEEVYNHWNGGIEYASVLLDGGTRDNQTYSAVKDTALIEILTSIRYALVDMVNAADERLELKKQKIKSEAGTESDIYFDAAYQRVMDYCDNGKKITAGLINKSVSNLENDFSNSRWTLIIETTVIVLIGILFSTLIARTIALPVREAAFKINRDGVNTRFDMQRKDEIGQLVQTVDSFLSSFRMILREVADATAAVSSSSKQIGVSTENMARNAQDQMGQTASVTAAIEEMSKTSYEIAHNIGNTKEMAIHAQSSADKGSQVIDETVDGMQKMLAMVQQSSNVVNSLSESSRKITKVVSIIDDITKQVNLIALNASIEATRAGEKGKGFAVVADEIKKLAERTAHSTTEINDIISKIQVNVNEAVNLMGRSNEEAANGIRLSQEAKSSLKEISDVFKNVTMMVSQVAVSSQEQSVTGDQITDNVKVINTATQQIAGGINEIAKSAEYLNNLTTTLQKTVKRFKIGE
- a CDS encoding DUF4256 domain-containing protein, which produces MTKKNHSQLLDVLEKRFTQNMHRHKTLKWADICAKLEKNARKLKPLQMMEETGGEPDVIGFDKKTGEYIFCDCAPESPAGRRSLCYDKEALDARKEHKPKDNAMDVAARMGIDILTEEAYRELQKLGEFDTKTSSWIKTPDPIRKLGGALFCDRRYDHVFVYHNGAESYYAARGFRGMLKI
- a CDS encoding ester cyclase, with the protein product MKNQSELNKTIVQKFNKECIEIASKSSFDQLLSEQVINHSAPPNAPNGKASFDFFINNILHKGFSDLKVEILDQIAEGDLVATRKKIKGKHTGEIFGIVASQKEVEINIIDIIRLNNGQYVEHWG
- a CDS encoding helix-turn-helix transcriptional regulator, whose translation is MHHYLAQTNSIKERSVLTMNAISLVIRGHKTMYFSEKTVHANENEIHMLTTGNCIATIDISSQGPFESVLIFFSREELADFCVTYASVINTLKKNLRIQSSPYVSFRKDDFIINYINSLLLSLKKHGTLSESMKQLKLRELLLYLLEHHTRNFLNFKTTESITQVEMTIRSVMESNALNNLTLHELSFLCNLSLSTFKRHFQKIYGISPNAWLLRRKMDKAVHMLTVEKTKPSDIWFQLGFETHTGFTKAFKKHFGFSPKNYFSSK
- a CDS encoding GNAT family N-acetyltransferase, translating into MDKVIIVRAIPEDAEKLTLISRQTFYETFSEQNTKENMQKYLDESFSIERLTDELRDVHSRFYFAKSGHDIVGYVKINLRPSSAETKNIYSLEIERIYVRRDFQGKKVGLSLYEKAMHIARESKADHVWLGVWEKNDNAIAFYNKLGFVAFGSHPFRLGDDIQTDILMMKKL